TGTATATACAAAATGGTGAAATGACGGTGGTTAGAGGCAATACTTACCCCATTGGCAGAAGCCAAATCGTGAGCAACCCTAAATATGGCAAACAGATCATTGATATCTCGCAACCCACTACTTTTTATATGTTTTCAGATGGTTATCAAGACCAGTTTGGTGGCTCCAAAGGGAAGAAGTTTTTACGACAACGCTTTTGGGACTTGTTATACCAAATACATGAGTTGCCTATGCATGCCCAAAAAGAAACCTTAGGCATTACTTTTAGCCAGTGGCAGCAAGATTTCCCGCAGATAGACGATGTATTGGTGTTGGGGGTTAAACTAAGCCTTTAAAATTTTCATTATTAAAAGCCCCAACAGGCTCGCAAGTGGGATGTTGGCATCACCTCTATCAGGTACACCTTGTTTAACCACGTTGAGATTCGGTTTACAGACCATAAATTCATAATGCATTTATTTTCAGTAGAATATGAGTTTGTTAATTAGAAGGTGACTTCCTTCCTTTGCCAAGTGATTCCTTTCTTTTTTAGGGGTAGTTTTGAGCATAGATTAGTTGGTTTTTTGAAAGTGAAAACCTAAAATATTGTAGCCTTGGTTAAAGTAAAACTTATGTGAGCGCGCATTAGATAAGTACGTAGTTAAGCCTACTGCATCATAACCATTTTGTAATGCCCAGTCCTCAATCTTACTAAAAAACTGCTTACCCAATCCTTTGGATTGCAGCCTGTTGTCAATGATTACATTGTCAAGTTCTAAATGCTTACCACAATAAATTCTTACGGTAGTCCAGCCGCTGGATATACCCAACAGCTCGCCTGCCTGGTACAAACCAAAACAAGTATAATTATCGAGCATCACCATCTTTTTGAGGGTTTCTTCTATGTATGCTGCTTGCTTGTTTGGGTTGAGCTGCATCAGCAAATCTTTTACTTTAGCAAAATGATCTATTGGGTTGATTATTTTTAACTCAATCATATTGATATATTCAGTTATATAGATGTGTTAATGAAAAAAAATTATTGATTACTTATAAACTTACAGTAATTAGCAATGGTATCTTCATTTCTTTTGAAGTATGACCATTTTCCATGCCTAGTTATAATCAACAGACCACACTTTTCCATGTTGGTCAAATATGTTGAAATTGTGGACTGAGAAAGCTGGGCTTTTTCTTGAATATAAGTAACACAAACCCCATCTTGAGCGTGCTTGAGAGGTTCATCAGGATAAAAGTTAAGCGCAGGTTCTTTCAACCATTCCATAATTTTTACCCTGGTTTGGTTTGACAAACATTTACCTATTTCTGTGGCTAACTTTAAATCCATACGTAAACATATCTATAATTAGCGATATATAAAAATGTTTTGCTAAAAATTAAGTGTGAATAGCAATATTCCACGGGTTCAACTAAAAGCCAATGACTTTGTTAAGGAACCGAGCTTGCGAGTCCTTAGATACCGATGTATATCGGTGCTCAGCGGAGCTATGCCAGTATTGGGCTGAACACCGTGAACTATTTCAATTATTTAATCTTTTCTTTTCCCCTTTTTAAGCGAAATAAGCAATACTCCTCCGAGTACCAATGCTGTGCCCAGTAACTGGGTAACAGACAAGGTTTCGTTTAAGAACATATACGCCATAATAATGGTCGCTATAGGACCTACGCTTGCCACTATAGAGGCATCGCTTGCGCCAATTCGCTTGATACCCGCCGAGATCAAAAAGGCAGGAATAACAGTAGAAATAATCGCCATCCCTATGCTTAGTTCATACACTTGGCGAGGAAACTGCAACAAACTGCCCGAATTGCTGATAAAGTAATGGCTCACCACACCCAATGCAGCAAATGTCATGGCATAAGCCGTAAAACGAGTAGCCCCTACTTTGGGTATCAGTTTTTCGCTGCCAATCATATAGATCGCATAAAACAAGGCACAGCCAAAAATAAGCAATACCCCCAGCATAAAGTTTTTTTGTTGGGTCATGTCAAGGTTACCTGCAAACACCACCGCAATGCCTACATAGGTAAAACCTAAGGCAATGAGCTGAGAGCGGGTTACTTTCTTGCGGTATACCGTGGCCGATATAATGACTACCAGGGTAGGGTATACAAATAATATAAGGCGTTCGAGGCTGGCAGTAATGTATTGTAGCCCCATAAAATCGAGCAAGGCAGCAAAATAGTAGCTTACAAAACCCAAAAAAGCCACTGCCACCCAATCGCCGGGTGTTAGTTTGGCGGCTTTTTTAGAGCGACCAGAAAAATAGCCAATGGCCAGAAAAAACGGCAAGGCAAAAAGCATGCGCAATGCTACCAATGACACAGGGTCTATAGGGTATTGGTAGGCAAGTTTGATAAAATTGCTTTACTTGAGTGAGTGATGGCACCAAAAAAAACGAGCAAGCCCCAATAAATTTTTGAGGATTAAAAGTGGCAAACCTGGCGGTGCCTGGCATGGTCAATGAATTGTCTGTCATAATGGTAATAGTAGCGTGTTCATGGTAAAAAAATGGTTATACATTAAAATGCTGATCAAGGCAATAAAACCTGAGTGATACAAAGACTAACAAAATATTGTGTAGGTTGGTTCTCTTATTGAAGAAAGGGGACAATCAATTGCCAAATTTTATTCTGAATATAACTTATTGAAGGATGTGTGGTATTTTTAATGTTTGGTTTAGGGTAGAAGTCGGTGGTTACTACAGCTCCAAGCGATAGGCTTTAGACGGCAAGTGGAATGAGTCGGTGGTTACTACAGCTCCAAGCGAGAAGCTTTAGGCGACAAGCCACAGATGCCCCTGCTCTACAAGCTTCTGTGGTTTTATATTGCCTTGATTTTTAGTAACATATAAAATCGGTAGATAATTGGGAGCCGTAAAATAGGTAGTTGTTTGCCCCTGTAAGTTGCACTTGCTGCTTGTCGCTAAGAGCTTGCCCCTACAGAGGCTCCCAACTAATTTACACTAAAAGAAATATTGTAAGTGCGCGCCAGCATAGTGCTTTGCTGGTACAAAAACCAGTCGGAGCTAACGAGCGTAGTTTTTTCAGCGTTTTGAATAAACTTGTTGAGGTGCCTTATTACCCTTCTTGGCCTCATTTTTAGCAATTTCTGAGGGTTCAAGCAGTGTTGATCAACGCATACCTCTTTATGAGAAGCTATGCCAAGGTAAAGGCTTTTGGCCCATTGAAGCTTAGCCAATACATCGCTTATATACTCCTCAAACTCTTCTGGAAAGCAAAGAGCATGTACTTTTTCGAGCACCTCATCTATAGTTTTTACATAGTCAAAAAACTGCTCGGCAAACCCTTGCTTTAAACTATACTGTTGGTGTTGTTGCCAGTAGTTGCACAAAGCCCTAAAGCCTCGTTCCTGGCACGGCACATCGCTAAGTATTGTGGTCAGCGCATTGAGTTCATTGATATTGAAAAAAGCTCCTTCGTGTTTGAGTTCCACCTCTAGGTTTTCAAAATTATTAAACCTTACACGAGTCACTGGTTTTTGGCGATTTTCTAAAGCAAATGCATTCATTTTTAATAAGTGTTTTGGTGTTTATTTATTCTGTGGTGTAGTAGTAGTAATAATAGTAGTTGTAATAGAGTAATGCACTTGTAGCGTTTTTGTACTTAGGGGCAGGGCAAAAAAATAAGCCACCAGAACTTTTCTGATGGCTTGACTAAAAAACTGAGCGTTGAGTGGGGAGGGGCTATTGAGCACAAAAATGCAACTTAGGCTACAGGTGGACTCAGATGTAATATCTCTTAAGTCGCTGCTATTCAGTAAAACAAGTGCTTTAAACAACCATTGAACCCATTGGCCAAAAATCCCCACAAACACTTAAAACCTGGCACCTTTATCGTTTAATAGATTCAATATGGCGGGTTTTTTTATCTTCATAAATATCTTTAATCTTCACCATTATACCTATTTCTTCCACCCCTCCAAAGTCGGGGTTTACGGCAGTGCCAAAGGTTTTCATGGTAGGCGATAAGTGCATGTATATATTTACCAAAGGAGGTACAATTTCTTTGCGTTCACGGACGTATTGGTTCAATACCTTAAAGCCTTCTTTAAAATTGAGCCCCCCCAGCATTTGGTCAAAAGCCTCGCGGTCATACTCTAGCTCCAGTGGATACTTAGAGGTCATCAATTGCTCGTCATCGGGGAAGTAATAGTGCATAAAATGCAATAAAAAACTTTTGCATTCCAGGTTGTAATGTGGATACATGGTCGCCTTGCCAAAGAAATACTCCACATCAGGGTTCATCACTGTAATAATGCCCAACCCATCCCAAATGTTATCAAGGGCAAACAAACCCTTTCGGGGAGAGTTCATAGGTTGATAAGCCGTTTGTACCCAGCTCCGTCCCAGTTCAAT
This window of the Microscilla marina ATCC 23134 genome carries:
- a CDS encoding GNAT family N-acetyltransferase, translating into MAEQTIIPPVSRDLLKKELSKERFVRYTRKGENEIYVVNYHNAPNILREIGRLREEAFRSAGGGTGKALDIDELDTCEQCYQQLIVWDPQDEEIISGYRFIKCADVLNSESTKTALSTEHYFTFEDKFVKEYLPKTIELGRSWVQTAYQPMNSPRKGLFALDNIWDGLGIITVMNPDVEYFFGKATMYPHYNLECKSFLLHFMHYYFPDDEQLMTSKYPLELEYDREAFDQMLGGLNFKEGFKVLNQYVRERKEIVPPLVNIYMHLSPTMKTFGTAVNPDFGGVEEIGIMVKIKDIYEDKKTRHIESIKR
- a CDS encoding ArsR/SmtB family transcription factor — encoded protein: MDLKLATEIGKCLSNQTRVKIMEWLKEPALNFYPDEPLKHAQDGVCVTYIQEKAQLSQSTISTYLTNMEKCGLLIITRHGKWSYFKRNEDTIANYCKFISNQ
- a CDS encoding DMT family transporter, whose amino-acid sequence is MSLVALRMLFALPFFLAIGYFSGRSKKAAKLTPGDWVAVAFLGFVSYYFAALLDFMGLQYITASLERLILFVYPTLVVIISATVYRKKVTRSQLIALGFTYVGIAVVFAGNLDMTQQKNFMLGVLLIFGCALFYAIYMIGSEKLIPKVGATRFTAYAMTFAALGVVSHYFISNSGSLLQFPRQVYELSIGMAIISTVIPAFLISAGIKRIGASDASIVASVGPIATIIMAYMFLNETLSVTQLLGTALVLGGVLLISLKKGKRKD
- a CDS encoding GNAT family N-acetyltransferase; amino-acid sequence: MIELKIINPIDHFAKVKDLLMQLNPNKQAAYIEETLKKMVMLDNYTCFGLYQAGELLGISSGWTTVRIYCGKHLELDNVIIDNRLQSKGLGKQFFSKIEDWALQNGYDAVGLTTYLSNARSHKFYFNQGYNILGFHFQKTN